From Pandoraea norimbergensis, the proteins below share one genomic window:
- a CDS encoding dienelactone hydrolase family protein, translating into MKMMPATPRVRPLPHRLPRRYRAAIFAALLPMTMLASTPCAHAEENESEAPAATATAATAEIKPEIVAIPLPGAGTFGGDVSMRAEVYKPSGNGPFPVLIFEHGRSGDPLVRAKLDHPILQGHVRFWLRKGFAIVAPIRVGYGATGGPDRENSGASFGNAGECKRRPDFRQLWKVTAEANLAAVNWTRAQPWADKDRIVLEGRSVGGFTTVATAAARPPGVVAYINFSGGAGGSPDKAPGHSCDPEQMKAIYGEMGKSTTIPGLWLYAKNDQYWGPDAPKGWFDAFAAGGSPVQFVHTDDLPGHDGHMLLTYGGKMWSVPLDKFLKQIGF; encoded by the coding sequence ATGAAAATGATGCCCGCCACGCCACGCGTTCGCCCGCTGCCTCACCGACTTCCCCGCCGCTACCGCGCTGCGATCTTCGCGGCCTTGCTGCCGATGACGATGCTCGCCAGCACACCGTGCGCACACGCAGAGGAAAACGAGTCCGAGGCCCCTGCCGCGACTGCAACTGCGGCTACGGCTGAGATCAAACCGGAGATCGTCGCCATTCCGCTGCCCGGTGCCGGCACCTTCGGCGGCGACGTGTCGATGCGCGCGGAAGTCTACAAACCCAGCGGCAACGGCCCGTTCCCCGTCCTGATCTTCGAACATGGCCGCTCCGGCGACCCTTTGGTGCGTGCCAAGCTGGACCACCCGATTCTTCAGGGGCATGTGCGGTTCTGGCTCAGGAAGGGCTTCGCGATCGTCGCACCGATTCGTGTTGGGTACGGTGCGACGGGCGGCCCCGATCGCGAGAACTCGGGCGCATCGTTCGGCAATGCGGGGGAATGCAAGCGCCGCCCTGATTTCCGTCAACTCTGGAAAGTGACCGCCGAGGCAAATCTCGCGGCAGTGAACTGGACGCGGGCGCAGCCATGGGCCGACAAGGACCGCATCGTGCTGGAGGGCCGCTCGGTTGGTGGTTTCACGACGGTGGCGACGGCCGCCGCACGGCCGCCCGGTGTCGTCGCCTATATCAACTTTTCGGGCGGGGCCGGGGGCTCGCCTGACAAGGCGCCGGGCCATAGCTGTGACCCCGAGCAAATGAAGGCGATTTACGGCGAGATGGGCAAGTCCACGACCATCCCCGGTCTGTGGCTCTATGCGAAGAACGACCAGTACTGGGGACCGGACGCGCCGAAGGGCTGGTTCGACGCCTTCGCCGCTGGCGGCAGCCCCGTGCAGTTCGTCCACACCGACGATCTGCCGGGCCACGACGGCCACATGCTGCTCACCTATGGCGGCAAGATGTGGTCGGTGCCTCTCGATAAATTCCTGAAGCAAATCGGGTTTTGA
- a CDS encoding TonB-dependent siderophore receptor, which translates to MTRHLHALPNSKRSTTPPHSRAIARDIDLRRDRQVWQRATLISIAVACLCAASIPTDVRAQNPTAANASVAAMPLDLSLPAQPLALTIDALARQSGVGIGYDASLAVGKVAPALQGRMTLGDALARALAGSGLGVSISGRTVSIHADTVALPATNVTAGTQRVTEGTGSYTTRVSDGATRMDLSLRETPQSMTVITRQQIEDQNLMSLTDVLRQTPGIVVDTLDERASFSSRGFDLATMIDGVPTLSYDTIAGMRNLLSMVMYDRIDVIRGPAGLLNGVGNPGGAINLVRKRPSKEFAGYVTAGGGSWGRYDLEADVGGKLNESGSLRARVVGSHTAGNNFVDDKRSREDVFYGIVEADVTDNTTISVGYEYQKNKIHGANFGQSPLFYSNGAATNLPRSFNSSTPWSLWNMTTDRVFVDLDHRFDSGWKVKAEGSWTRNQRERYSGDIWLYPANINANTQMGTMQLASNPAYGINKAFDVYATGPYHLFGRTHQATFGASINHNDYNYGNDSAVPNAFDRRPVNILDLGSIAMPSFAYPLNRLGGTTQQTAIYAATQIKPIDRVSVILGGRFTWYRATSWARYWNNGTNGAMVTGTPIEQNAVFTPYAGLVVDVSEDFSLYSSYTSIFTPNTVQDTSGNTLAPKRGNNIELGLKGEHFGGRLNTAVAIFRTYEDNLAVADGTLTPGGTAAYKAVSGAKTQGFEATVAGQVLPGWQVQAGYTYSAKRDRSGALVNPTYPQRLLRIATTYRLPGVLSRVTIGGSLSYQSAITYVETYSGLTARQGGITLIDLLARYDVTRQLSVSLNLGNVTDKRYWAGLGGYNGYTYGAPRNGWVKLTYRF; encoded by the coding sequence ATGACCAGACATCTGCACGCTTTGCCCAATTCGAAACGCTCGACCACGCCGCCGCATTCCCGCGCGATTGCTCGCGACATTGACCTTCGCCGCGACCGTCAGGTCTGGCAACGCGCCACGCTCATCAGCATTGCCGTCGCCTGCCTGTGCGCGGCTTCGATTCCGACGGACGTGCGTGCTCAAAACCCCACGGCCGCCAACGCGAGTGTGGCCGCCATGCCGCTCGACCTGTCGCTGCCCGCGCAACCGCTCGCCCTCACCATCGACGCGCTGGCGCGTCAGTCGGGCGTAGGCATCGGCTACGACGCGAGCCTCGCCGTCGGCAAGGTTGCACCGGCGCTGCAAGGCCGCATGACACTGGGCGACGCCCTCGCACGGGCGCTCGCCGGTTCGGGCCTCGGGGTGAGCATCTCGGGCCGCACAGTGTCGATTCATGCCGATACGGTGGCGTTGCCCGCGACGAACGTCACTGCCGGTACGCAACGCGTGACCGAGGGCACCGGCTCGTACACGACGCGCGTGAGCGACGGGGCAACGCGCATGGACCTGTCGCTGCGCGAAACGCCGCAATCGATGACGGTCATCACGCGTCAGCAGATCGAAGATCAGAACCTCATGTCGCTGACCGACGTGCTGCGGCAAACGCCCGGTATCGTGGTCGATACGCTTGATGAGCGTGCGAGTTTTTCGTCGCGTGGCTTCGATCTCGCCACCATGATCGACGGCGTGCCGACCCTCTCGTACGACACCATTGCCGGCATGCGCAATCTGCTGAGCATGGTGATGTACGACCGGATCGACGTGATTCGCGGACCGGCGGGCCTGCTCAATGGTGTCGGCAATCCCGGCGGTGCGATCAACCTCGTACGCAAGCGTCCGAGTAAGGAGTTCGCAGGCTACGTCACCGCCGGGGGCGGATCGTGGGGCCGCTACGACCTCGAAGCCGATGTGGGCGGCAAGCTCAACGAATCGGGCTCGTTGCGCGCACGCGTGGTCGGCTCACACACGGCGGGCAACAATTTTGTGGATGACAAGCGCTCGCGTGAAGACGTGTTCTACGGCATTGTCGAAGCCGACGTCACCGACAACACCACGATCTCGGTCGGCTACGAGTATCAGAAGAACAAGATTCACGGCGCCAACTTCGGCCAGAGCCCGCTCTTCTACAGCAACGGTGCCGCGACCAACCTGCCGCGCTCGTTCAATTCCTCCACGCCGTGGAGTCTGTGGAACATGACGACCGATCGCGTCTTTGTCGATCTCGATCATCGCTTCGACTCGGGGTGGAAGGTGAAGGCGGAAGGCTCGTGGACGCGCAATCAACGCGAGCGCTACAGCGGCGATATCTGGCTGTATCCGGCCAACATCAACGCCAACACGCAAATGGGCACGATGCAGCTCGCGAGCAATCCGGCCTATGGCATCAACAAGGCGTTCGATGTCTACGCGACGGGGCCGTATCACCTGTTCGGGCGCACGCATCAGGCGACGTTCGGCGCGAGCATCAACCACAACGACTACAACTACGGCAACGACTCGGCGGTGCCCAATGCGTTTGACCGCCGTCCGGTCAACATTCTCGATCTGGGCAGCATCGCCATGCCGTCGTTTGCCTATCCGCTCAACCGGCTCGGCGGCACGACGCAGCAAACGGCGATCTACGCTGCAACGCAGATCAAACCGATCGATCGCGTGTCAGTGATTCTCGGTGGACGCTTCACGTGGTATCGCGCCACGTCATGGGCGCGTTACTGGAACAACGGCACGAACGGTGCCATGGTGACCGGCACACCGATCGAACAGAATGCTGTGTTCACGCCGTACGCGGGGTTGGTGGTCGATGTCAGCGAGGACTTCTCGCTGTATTCGAGCTACACGAGCATCTTCACGCCGAACACGGTGCAGGACACCTCGGGCAATACGCTGGCACCCAAGCGCGGCAACAACATCGAGCTGGGACTGAAGGGCGAGCATTTCGGTGGACGTCTGAACACGGCGGTAGCGATCTTCCGCACGTATGAAGACAACCTCGCCGTGGCCGATGGCACGCTCACGCCGGGTGGCACCGCAGCTTACAAGGCGGTGAGCGGTGCGAAGACGCAAGGCTTCGAGGCGACCGTTGCGGGACAGGTGTTGCCGGGTTGGCAGGTGCAGGCGGGTTACACGTACAGCGCCAAGCGCGATCGCTCCGGCGCGCTGGTTAACCCGACGTATCCGCAGCGACTCCTGCGCATCGCGACGACGTACCGTCTGCCGGGCGTGCTGAGCCGCGTGACGATCGGCGGCAGCCTGAGCTATCAGAGCGCGATCACGTATGTGGAGACGTACAGCGGGCTGACGGCGCGTCAGGGCGGTATCACGCTGATCGATCTGCTAGCGCGCTACGACGTGACGCGTCAGTTGAGCGTGTCGCTCAATCTCGGCAACGTGACCGACAAGCGCTACTGGGCCGGGTTGGGTGGTTACAACGGCTACACCTACGGCGCACCGCGTAATGGCTGGGTGAAGCTGACGTATCGCTTCTGA
- a CDS encoding glucarate dehydratase family protein translates to MKIQRITITPIAFRDPPLLNAAGIHEPYALRTIIEIETDNGHVGLGETYGDAPVLTLLQNTREHLIGMDPFDTNGLRARVAAVVARGVGGERVEYELAPGTDPRKDAEKIYSAFEVPFLDLQARHLGIPLVELLGGAVRNEVQYSAYLFFKYAQHIDNPYAPDPWGETLDATQLVAQARTMIDTYGFGSIKLKAGALDPNEEVKCLKALKRAFPDKPLRIDPNGNWSLATAIRMGRELEGDLEYYEDPTPTLEGMAELHRATGMPLATNMVVTDLRQFRENVRVNGAQIILSDHHYWGGLRDTQVLARMCETFDLGLSMHSNSHLGISLMAMTHLAASVPRLSYACDTHYPWQAADEEVVRGGKIAIRNGAVALTKAPGLGLEIDQDQLAKLHEQYLRCGVRTRNDAVQMRKYQPGWSGKAPRF, encoded by the coding sequence GTGAAAATCCAGCGCATCACCATCACCCCGATTGCCTTTCGCGACCCGCCGCTGCTCAACGCGGCCGGCATCCACGAGCCCTACGCACTGCGCACCATCATCGAAATCGAGACCGATAACGGGCACGTCGGGCTGGGCGAGACGTATGGCGACGCGCCGGTGCTCACGCTGCTGCAAAACACCCGCGAGCATCTGATCGGCATGGACCCGTTCGACACCAACGGCCTGCGTGCCCGGGTGGCGGCGGTGGTCGCGCGTGGCGTGGGCGGTGAGCGCGTCGAGTACGAGTTGGCACCGGGCACTGACCCGCGCAAGGACGCCGAGAAAATCTACTCCGCCTTCGAAGTGCCGTTCCTCGATTTGCAAGCCCGGCATCTCGGCATTCCGCTGGTCGAATTGCTCGGTGGCGCTGTACGCAACGAGGTGCAGTACAGCGCGTACCTGTTTTTCAAGTACGCCCAGCACATCGACAACCCGTATGCGCCCGACCCTTGGGGCGAGACGCTCGACGCCACGCAACTGGTCGCGCAAGCCCGCACCATGATCGACACCTACGGCTTCGGCAGCATCAAGCTCAAGGCCGGTGCGCTCGATCCGAACGAAGAAGTGAAGTGCCTCAAGGCGCTCAAACGCGCCTTCCCCGACAAGCCATTGCGTATCGATCCGAACGGCAACTGGTCGCTCGCCACGGCGATCCGGATGGGCCGCGAGCTGGAGGGCGATCTCGAGTACTACGAGGACCCGACGCCCACGCTCGAAGGCATGGCCGAGCTGCATCGCGCGACCGGCATGCCGCTCGCGACCAACATGGTCGTGACCGATCTGCGCCAGTTCCGCGAGAACGTGCGCGTCAACGGCGCGCAGATCATTCTGTCCGACCACCACTACTGGGGCGGCCTGCGCGACACGCAAGTGCTCGCCCGCATGTGCGAGACGTTCGATCTCGGCCTCTCCATGCACTCCAACTCGCACCTTGGCATCAGCCTGATGGCCATGACGCATCTGGCCGCGAGCGTGCCGCGCCTGTCGTATGCCTGCGACACGCATTACCCGTGGCAGGCGGCCGACGAGGAAGTCGTGCGCGGCGGCAAGATCGCGATCCGCAACGGCGCAGTGGCGCTCACGAAGGCCCCGGGGCTCGGGCTCGAAATCGATCAGGACCAGTTGGCCAAGCTGCACGAGCAGTACCTGCGTTGCGGGGTTCGCACCCGTAACGACGCGGTTCAGATGCGCAAGTACCAACCCGGCTGGAGCGGCAAGGCACCGCGCTTTTGA
- a CDS encoding helix-turn-helix domain-containing protein: MTYPEHLLPKIARVHCMDATDPPLIAVMGRIDEPRGSQTHQHDSGQLLGLLAGLLTVRTSFGTWVIPTTRAVWIPPNHPHAAFSHGPFYGWAVYVRPDQCGGLPDTPRAIEVTGLLREAVLRAAEWDLGQPDRRQTSVVNVVLDEISASDADTFLLPMPGDVRLRRIATALVDNPADARTLDEWAAWANTAPRTVSRRFVEETGLTFTAWRQRARLLRAVELLAAGQPVNTVALDLGYDNASAFIALFRRAFNTTPGRYFAS; this comes from the coding sequence ATGACGTATCCCGAACATTTGCTGCCGAAGATCGCGCGCGTCCATTGCATGGACGCGACGGACCCGCCGCTCATCGCCGTGATGGGACGCATCGACGAGCCGCGCGGGTCGCAAACCCATCAGCATGATTCGGGGCAATTGCTCGGGCTGCTCGCCGGGCTGCTGACCGTGCGCACCAGCTTCGGCACGTGGGTCATCCCCACGACGCGCGCCGTATGGATTCCGCCGAATCATCCGCATGCGGCGTTTTCGCACGGGCCGTTCTATGGCTGGGCGGTGTACGTGCGCCCCGATCAATGTGGCGGCCTGCCCGACACGCCGCGCGCCATCGAAGTCACCGGCCTGCTACGCGAGGCAGTGTTGCGCGCCGCCGAGTGGGATCTGGGTCAACCGGATCGCAGGCAGACGAGCGTCGTGAACGTGGTGCTCGACGAGATTTCCGCGAGCGACGCCGACACCTTCCTGCTACCAATGCCGGGCGATGTCCGTCTGCGACGCATCGCCACCGCGCTCGTCGACAACCCGGCCGACGCGCGCACGCTCGACGAATGGGCCGCATGGGCCAACACCGCACCGCGCACCGTGAGCCGCCGATTTGTTGAGGAAACCGGGTTGACGTTTACCGCATGGCGGCAGCGCGCGAGGTTGCTTCGTGCAGTGGAGCTGCTGGCGGCGGGCCAGCCGGTCAACACCGTGGCGCTCGATCTGGGTTACGACAATGCCAGTGCGTTCATCGCCCTTTTCCGGCGCGCTTTCAACACCACGCCGGGGCGCTACTTTGCTTCGTAA
- a CDS encoding MSMEG_1061 family FMN-dependent PPOX-type flavoprotein produces the protein MTQTAIDLDQLYDPPSEMIVKGVMPSLLPFHVAYLKAATFFCLASGSAQGLDASPRGGEPGFVHALDEKTVAFADWPGNNRIASLRNLSEDSRIGMLFLFPGLEVFMRINGHGQISTSPDLLMRLKENERTPKTVIVVTIDEVLFHCGKAINRAKLWRAESQLDRKAVPSLGEMKAALTGLDKARAQEMDEGYYRSVRGNLY, from the coding sequence ATGACACAAACCGCCATCGATCTCGATCAACTCTACGACCCGCCGTCGGAGATGATCGTCAAGGGCGTCATGCCGAGTCTGTTGCCGTTTCACGTCGCTTATCTGAAGGCGGCTACGTTCTTTTGTCTTGCCTCGGGCAGCGCACAGGGGCTCGACGCCTCACCGCGCGGCGGCGAGCCCGGCTTCGTTCATGCGCTCGATGAGAAGACGGTGGCGTTTGCCGACTGGCCGGGTAACAACCGCATCGCGTCGCTGCGCAATCTGAGCGAAGACAGCCGCATCGGCATGCTGTTTCTGTTTCCGGGGCTGGAGGTTTTCATGCGCATCAACGGGCATGGACAGATTTCCACGTCGCCGGACTTGCTGATGCGTCTGAAGGAAAACGAGCGCACGCCGAAGACGGTCATCGTCGTCACGATCGACGAAGTGCTGTTTCACTGCGGCAAGGCGATCAACCGCGCGAAGCTCTGGCGGGCCGAGTCGCAACTCGACCGCAAGGCGGTGCCTTCGTTAGGCGAGATGAAGGCGGCGCTTACCGGGTTGGATAAAGCGCGCGCGCAGGAGATGGATGAGGGGTATTACCGCTCAGTGCGAGGCAATCTCTACTGA
- a CDS encoding glyoxalase superfamily protein, with the protein MDTLNRVPHSVSFGRMAPTLPVADLDRSLRFYLDVLGFEKVFEAGSPVGFVILKKDAAELHLSRDGQHRGTTQNVAHLMVTDADAFHAHLERHQVRIVKGLRTMDIGLRSFVFADPDGNRIDVGETR; encoded by the coding sequence ATGGATACTCTCAATCGTGTCCCGCATTCCGTGTCGTTCGGCCGAATGGCACCCACCCTGCCGGTTGCCGATCTCGACAGATCGCTACGTTTCTACCTCGACGTTCTCGGCTTCGAAAAAGTGTTCGAGGCCGGCTCGCCCGTAGGCTTTGTCATCCTGAAGAAAGACGCTGCCGAGCTGCACCTGTCTCGCGACGGCCAGCACCGTGGCACTACACAGAACGTGGCGCATCTGATGGTGACCGATGCCGATGCATTCCATGCACATTTGGAACGCCATCAGGTGCGTATCGTGAAGGGCCTGCGCACGATGGACATCGGCCTGCGAAGCTTTGTCTTTGCCGACCCCGACGGGAATCGCATCGACGTCGGCGAAACTCGCTGA
- a CDS encoding porin yields the protein MRQTKLIAGLALAGLAAGAVPAFAQSNVTLYGIVDDALTYSSNQNGKSNTYLRNGNLAGSRWGIRGTEDLGGGTKALFQLENGFDVNTGAFSSAGVMFNRQAFVGLKNDTIGTVTIGRQYTPYYLMVGTIGPVAYVTGATGAHPGDIDGLDTTIRINNSVTYTSPVLWGVTASLQYGFGGQPGAFSKGNTYSGALRYDGGPLSLAAGYLRMNNVGGGGTSWNSASTGTYGTSAVNQGYVTADVLQHIAFAGVYTIGGLTFGASYSNVQYKPGAASLFHDTAIFNTAGVHASWIVAPQWRLAAAYSYTAASKANGINDAATYHQVSLAQVYSLSKRTSLYALEAWQHANGKSLSANATSIINAGPVVGDSQNATPSSTSSQFVGMLGIRVDF from the coding sequence GTGAGACAAACGAAACTGATTGCCGGGCTCGCATTGGCCGGGCTCGCCGCCGGCGCCGTACCGGCGTTCGCACAATCGAACGTCACGTTGTACGGGATCGTCGACGATGCGTTGACGTACAGCAGCAACCAGAACGGCAAGTCCAACACGTATCTGCGCAACGGCAACCTGGCAGGCAGCCGCTGGGGCATTCGTGGCACCGAAGATCTGGGCGGCGGCACCAAGGCGCTGTTCCAGTTGGAAAACGGCTTTGACGTCAACACGGGCGCCTTCAGCTCGGCGGGCGTGATGTTCAATCGTCAGGCCTTCGTGGGCCTGAAGAACGACACCATCGGCACGGTCACTATCGGCCGTCAGTACACGCCGTACTACCTGATGGTCGGCACGATCGGCCCGGTCGCCTACGTCACGGGCGCAACCGGCGCACACCCGGGCGATATCGACGGTCTGGATACGACCATCCGCATCAACAACTCGGTGACGTACACGTCGCCGGTGCTGTGGGGCGTGACGGCCAGCCTGCAATACGGTTTCGGCGGACAACCGGGCGCCTTCAGCAAGGGCAACACGTATTCCGGCGCGTTGCGTTATGACGGCGGCCCGCTGTCGTTGGCGGCGGGTTACCTGCGCATGAACAACGTGGGTGGCGGCGGCACGAGCTGGAACAGTGCATCGACCGGCACGTACGGCACCTCGGCCGTCAATCAGGGTTACGTCACGGCCGACGTGCTGCAACACATTGCGTTCGCCGGTGTGTACACCATTGGTGGCCTGACCTTCGGCGCGAGCTACAGCAACGTGCAGTACAAGCCGGGTGCCGCGTCGCTGTTCCACGACACGGCAATCTTCAACACGGCCGGCGTGCATGCCTCGTGGATCGTGGCACCGCAGTGGCGTCTGGCCGCCGCGTACAGCTACACGGCAGCGTCGAAGGCCAACGGCATCAACGATGCCGCGACCTATCATCAGGTCTCGCTGGCGCAGGTGTACTCGCTCTCGAAGCGCACGTCGCTGTACGCGCTCGAAGCGTGGCAGCACGCCAACGGCAAGTCGCTCTCGGCGAATGCCACGAGCATCATCAACGCCGGTCCGGTGGTGGGCGACTCGCAGAACGCCACGCCGTCGTCGACGAGTTCGCAGTTCGTCGGCATGCTGGGCATTCGCGTCGACTTCTGA
- a CDS encoding extracellular solute-binding protein, whose protein sequence is MAFSRRGFWQRTLGALACAAVVGSIANTAAAAPVTLNIVDVAGNLALTQKGFEAFRDKYPDLVSRITFTNAPAPQLPGKIKAMQAAGRADIDIVLTGTDALAAGIQQNLWQRLLPDYSAQLPGVLDKYAPNVRAMQELSKGYGLTVTFMPAGPLVEFNPAKVSNPPKTPAELLAWCKANPGKLIYARPANSGPGRTFLMGLPYLLGDKDPHDPIKGWDKTWAFLKELDSCIPYYPGGTSAVMKELGEGSRDMTLTVTGWDINPRALGIVPASFKVQAFDKFTWVNDAHYMVVPKGVPKEKMDVIIKLINFMLEPAQQALTYDDGYFYPGPAVKDVPLTAAPAKSQEVIAKYGRPEYTKLIADFPHAVPLDATAMVAAFQKWDAEIGALKSK, encoded by the coding sequence ATGGCCTTCAGCCGCAGGGGATTCTGGCAACGCACGCTAGGCGCACTGGCATGTGCCGCCGTAGTGGGGAGCATCGCGAACACCGCCGCTGCCGCGCCGGTGACGCTCAACATCGTGGACGTGGCGGGCAACCTCGCGCTCACGCAGAAGGGCTTCGAAGCGTTCCGCGACAAGTACCCGGATCTGGTCTCCCGGATCACCTTCACCAACGCACCGGCCCCGCAACTGCCGGGCAAGATCAAGGCCATGCAGGCCGCGGGCCGCGCCGACATCGACATCGTGCTGACCGGCACCGATGCGCTCGCCGCCGGTATCCAGCAAAACCTCTGGCAACGTCTGCTGCCCGACTACAGCGCGCAACTGCCGGGCGTGCTCGACAAGTACGCGCCGAACGTGCGCGCGATGCAGGAACTCTCGAAGGGCTATGGCCTTACCGTGACCTTCATGCCGGCCGGCCCGCTGGTGGAATTCAACCCGGCCAAGGTGAGCAACCCGCCGAAGACGCCTGCTGAGCTGCTCGCGTGGTGCAAGGCGAACCCGGGCAAGCTGATTTACGCACGTCCGGCCAACTCCGGCCCGGGCCGCACGTTCCTGATGGGCCTGCCGTACCTGCTCGGCGACAAGGATCCGCATGATCCGATCAAGGGCTGGGACAAGACGTGGGCGTTCCTGAAAGAACTCGATTCGTGCATTCCGTACTACCCGGGCGGTACGTCGGCCGTGATGAAGGAACTGGGCGAAGGCAGCCGCGACATGACGCTGACGGTCACGGGCTGGGACATCAACCCGCGCGCGCTGGGTATCGTGCCGGCGAGCTTCAAGGTGCAGGCGTTCGACAAGTTCACGTGGGTGAACGACGCGCATTACATGGTCGTACCGAAGGGCGTGCCGAAGGAAAAGATGGACGTGATCATCAAGCTGATCAACTTCATGCTTGAGCCGGCACAGCAGGCGCTGACCTACGACGATGGCTACTTCTATCCGGGCCCTGCCGTGAAGGACGTGCCGCTCACCGCCGCGCCTGCGAAGAGTCAGGAAGTGATCGCCAAGTATGGCCGTCCCGAGTACACCAAGCTGATCGCGGACTTCCCGCACGCCGTGCCGCTCGACGCTACCGCGATGGTGGCGGCCTTCCAGAAGTGGGATGCCGAGATCGGCGCTCTGAAGTCGAAGTAA
- a CDS encoding sigma-70 family RNA polymerase sigma factor, with product MVAHYYTELVNFFAKSLNNRDNAKDLVQEAYAKVLALQTRGTEIRDWRALLYRTGKHLIVSDARRHDAEARMLQTLALIGADHAPSAEHHVDIRQQLERLLSRLERMPRKRRDAFILVRIHGMSYAEAAGHMQVSLEAIDKHVVRAVMDCVSYRP from the coding sequence GTGGTTGCGCATTACTACACCGAGCTGGTCAATTTCTTCGCGAAATCGCTGAACAACCGCGACAACGCGAAAGACCTGGTGCAAGAGGCCTATGCGAAGGTGCTCGCCTTGCAGACGCGCGGCACGGAGATTCGTGACTGGCGCGCGCTGCTCTATCGCACGGGAAAGCATCTGATCGTGAGCGACGCGCGTCGCCATGATGCCGAAGCCCGCATGCTTCAGACGTTGGCACTCATCGGCGCCGACCATGCGCCGTCGGCCGAGCATCACGTGGATATTCGACAGCAGCTTGAGCGGTTGCTCAGCCGTCTGGAACGCATGCCGCGCAAACGCCGCGACGCGTTCATCCTCGTGCGCATTCACGGCATGAGCTATGCCGAAGCGGCTGGCCACATGCAGGTGTCCCTCGAAGCGATCGACAAACACGTCGTGCGCGCCGTCATGGATTGCGTGAGTTACCGCCCATGA
- a CDS encoding FecR family protein encodes MNARATRTPQSPESADTTPTSRALKPSRRQIAHALSLIGRTHHGDADDATAAARELAGWRAEAPMHDAAAGIAQSYWEQTDGTALRDRVAVPKRGDGAVRHSRRQMLTWLGVGGLAIVFGGAARRQWLQPTLTLALRTGKGEVRPHTLPDGSVVTLAPHTDVQITYYRNRREFQLSRGGLHLDVQPDTSRPLSVATQFGNVRVLGTVFTVALRDDGMDVAVARGRVAVWARSPDGEVHVNRDPDVTLSAGQAVGTTPRGIGSPQVVTSQSVGAWREGWLVFQATPLPQAIAQWNDFLAQPAQQIRIADADVAALRTLQLTGTFPVSDPAGFLQGLPAMLPVRVRRVNGQALITALH; translated from the coding sequence ATGAACGCCCGCGCTACCCGGACTCCCCAGTCACCGGAATCTGCCGACACCACGCCCACGTCGCGCGCGTTGAAGCCGTCGCGCCGTCAGATCGCCCATGCGCTCTCGCTCATCGGGCGCACGCATCATGGCGACGCTGATGACGCCACTGCGGCTGCCCGCGAACTCGCCGGCTGGCGTGCCGAAGCCCCGATGCACGACGCCGCTGCCGGTATTGCGCAATCGTATTGGGAACAGACCGACGGCACCGCGTTGCGTGACCGTGTCGCCGTGCCGAAGCGAGGCGATGGCGCGGTGCGTCACTCCCGCCGCCAGATGTTGACGTGGCTCGGCGTTGGCGGGCTCGCCATCGTGTTTGGCGGCGCTGCACGGCGCCAATGGTTGCAGCCGACACTGACACTGGCGCTGCGCACCGGCAAAGGGGAGGTGCGCCCGCATACGTTGCCCGATGGCAGCGTCGTGACGCTCGCGCCGCACACCGACGTGCAGATCACCTATTACCGCAACCGCCGCGAGTTTCAACTCTCGCGCGGCGGGCTGCATCTCGACGTGCAACCCGATACGTCGCGGCCCCTCAGCGTCGCCACACAGTTTGGCAACGTGCGCGTGCTGGGCACGGTCTTCACCGTGGCGCTGCGTGACGACGGCATGGACGTGGCCGTCGCACGCGGGCGCGTCGCCGTGTGGGCGCGTTCGCCCGATGGCGAGGTCCACGTGAATCGCGACCCCGATGTCACGCTGAGCGCGGGCCAAGCCGTGGGAACCACGCCGCGTGGCATCGGCTCGCCGCAAGTCGTCACATCGCAAAGTGTCGGGGCTTGGCGCGAAGGGTGGCTGGTCTTTCAGGCCACGCCGCTGCCGCAGGCCATCGCACAGTGGAACGACTTTCTGGCGCAACCGGCACAACAGATTCGCATCGCCGATGCCGACGTCGCTGCTTTGCGCACGTTGCAACTGACGGGCACGTTCCCGGTATCCGATCCGGCGGGCTTTCTCCAAGGCCTGCCCGCGATGCTGCCGGTGCGTGTGCGCCGGGTGAACGGTCAGGCCCTCATCACGGCACTTCACTAA